A portion of the Drosophila innubila isolate TH190305 chromosome 3L unlocalized genomic scaffold, UK_Dinn_1.0 0_D_3L, whole genome shotgun sequence genome contains these proteins:
- the LOC117787325 gene encoding alpha-tocopherol transfer protein-like: protein MPEIRTLSASLQQTAIEELNEVPERLDADILALRTWLKQQPHMRARSDDQFLVSFLRGCKFSLEKAKSKLDKYYTLRTQFPDFYTIRDVDNKRIHELLRLGVGLRLPIPLNEDGPRLIYVRPGCYAADKYTFEEIMGVSNALNGLSVQYDDHAVIHGYLVILDFTDYTAAHLLQMTPSTLKKMSRFAEDALPVRDKGTHMINVNATFEMSFNLLRSAMSVKQQERISVHGSNLETLYAHIPKRYLPTHLGGEQGTIDELKQHSWNIFMQCQEYLREEANYGIDENLRPGGKCNDYNSIFGVEGSFRKLNFD, encoded by the exons ATGCCCGAAATACGCACTCTATCGGCCAGTTTACAGCAAACAGCCATTGAGGAATTGAACGAGGTTCCCGAACGTCTTGATGCGGATATTTTGGCTCTGCGAACTTGGCTTAAGCAACAGCCGCATATGCGAGCCCGCAGCGACGATCAGTTTCTGGTTTCCTTTCTGCGCGGCTGCAAGTTTAGCCTGGAAAAGGCCaaatccaaattggacaaaTACTACACGCTTCGCACTCAATTCCCCGATTTTTATACTATACGCGATGTGGATAATAAACGTATCCACGAGTTGCTGAGACTGGG GGTGGGACTCCGACTGCCGATACCATTGAATGAGGATGGACCCCGTCTCATCTATGTACGTCCGGGTTGTTATGCGGCGGATAAGTACACCTTTGAGGAGATTATGGGCGTGTCCAATGCTCTGAATGGTCTGAGCGTGCAGTATGACGACCACGCTGTAATTCATGGATACCTTGTCATATTGGACTTTACTGATTATACTGCCGCGCATTTGCTTCAGATGACGCCGAGCACTCTAAAGAAGATGTCCAGATTCGCGGAGGATGCACTGCCCGTGAGGGACAAGGGAACTCACATGATCAATGTTAACGCTACCTTCGAGatgagttttaatttattacgaTCGGCGATGTCTGTCAAGCAGCAGGAACGT ATCTCGGTGCATGGCAGCAATTTGGAGACTTTGTATGCCCACATTCCTAAACGGTATCTGCCCACCCATCTGGGCGGAGAGCAGGGCACCATTGATGAGTTAAAACAACACTCATGGAACATCTTCATGCAGTGCCAGGAATACTTAAGGGAGGAGGCTAACTATGGCATAGATGAGAACCTACGTCCCGGAGGAAAATGCAACGATTATAACAGCATTTTTGGTGTTGAAGGATCGTTTCGCAAACTGAACTTTGATTAA
- the LOC117787924 gene encoding fat-body protein 1-like encodes MGKFLVILACVLGTVIAGRIPVSNDGISWWDVRPSLMDMVRLRYQFNPWSRIQLENREMEDRRLNDLEVNRRQNRIDSIVENQEQQSQEDDEQTEAELEERYTRVPINREVLEGVESNLPSSDVNSNRLLHVGRRRQQQLSQPRGGERRVQENDRQIDNMLESRRQGLWVDINRDQSIPSDNLQSVRRDDDRLVHINRRRLEQTQEKVFPRRISRIGEGRRVEKVGPMPEEKILQFIRKDNRLANLSDDEIIEMLRRQRQEKIEQRGVNNRVEQVDDIQSDDLQTVRRDDERQAYINRRRLEQAQEELNSRPINRFEEERRVEERRGQESRMDRRMDQRQQQEEDVVDRSVDNLKSVRRDDDRLVHISRRRLDQTQEEMSPRRISRIGEGRRVGDADTMTEQDILQFIRRDNRLNNLSDEDIIEMLRRNRQRKEDTRQERMEGHRVDQQQVERDEAVQLDELQSLRRDDDRLVHISRRRLDQTQEEMSPRRIARIGEGRRVGDVDTMTEQDILQFIRRDNRLTNLSDEDIIEMLRRNRQQKIEGLREERVEDIQGDDLQTVRRDDDRLVHINRRRLGQTL; translated from the coding sequence ATGGGCAAATTTCTGGTGATTTTGGCCTGTGTCCTGGGCACGGTCATCGCAGGACGCATTCCAGTATCCAATGATGGCATTTCCTGGTGGGATGTACGTCCCAGTCTTATGGATATGGTGAGACTACGTTATCAATTTAATCCCTGGAGTAGAATACAGCTGGAGAATCGTGAGATGGAGGATAGACGACTCAATGATCTGGAGGTAAATCGACGACAGAATCGTATCGATAGCATCGTGGAAAATCAGGAGCAGCAGTCGCAGGAGGACGACGAGCAGACAGAAGCCGAGTTGGAGGAACGCTACACTCGTGTGCCCATCAACCGAGAGGTCCTTGAAGGGGTTGAGAGCAATCTTCCCAGCTCGGATGTGAATAGCAATCGTCTATTGCACGTGGGACGTCGTCGTCAGCAGCAACTTTCCCAGCCCCGTGGTGGAGAACGTAGAGTACAAGAGAATGATCGACAGATCGATAACATGCTGGAGTCACGCCGACAAGGACTCTGGGTAGATATCAATAGGGATCAGTCGATTCCAAGTGATAATCTGCAAAGTGTTCGTCGAGATGACGATCGCCTGGTGCACATCAATAGACGCCGTCTGGAACAAACCCAGGAGAAAGTATTTCCACGTCGTATTAGTCGCATTGGAGAGGGTCGTCGAGTGGAGAAAGTGGGTCCAATGCCAGAGGAGAAAATACTGCAGTTTATTCGAAAGGACAATCGTCTAGCGAACTTAAGCGATGATGAGATCATTGAGATGCTGCGTCGCCAACGTCAGGAAAAGATCGAGCAACGTGGTGTGAATAATCGTGTGGAGCAAGTTGACGATATTCAAAGCGATGATCTTCAAACTGTTCGTCGGGATGATGAACGCCAAGCTTACATCAACAGACGTCGACTGGAACAAGCCCAGGAGGAACTGAATTCACGTCCTATTAACCGTTTTGAAGAGGAACGTCGTGTGGAGGAGCGTCGTGGACAGGAAAGTCGTATGGATCGTCGTATGGATCAACGTCAGCAGCAAGAAGAAGATGTTGTTGATCGCTCAGTTGACAATCTGAAGAGTGTTCGACGTGATGATGATCGTCTGGTGCACATCAGTAGACGCCGCCTGGATCAAACCCAGGAAGAGATGTCACCCCGTCGCATTTCTCGCATTGGAGAGGGACGTCGAGTGGGTGACGCTGACACAATGACAGAGCAGGACATTCTACAGTTTATTCGCAGGGATAATCGTCTTAACAACTTAAGTGATGAGGATATCATTGAGATGTTGCGTCGCAATCGCCAGCGCAAGGAGGATACCCGTCAGGAACGCATGGAAGGACATCGTGTAGATCAGCAGCAAGTGGAAAGGGATGAGGCTGTTCAGCTTGATGAGCTCCAGAGTCTACGACGTGATGATGATCGTCTGGTGCACATCAGTAGACGCCGCCTAGATCAAACCCAGGAAGAGATGTCACCCCGTCGCATTGCTCGCATTGGAGAGGGACGTCGAGTGGGTGACGTTGATACAATGACAGAGCAGGACATTCTTCAGTTTATTCGCAGGGATAATCGCTTGACGAACTTAAGTGATGAGGATATCATTGAGATGTTGCGTCGCAATCGCCAGCAAAAGATCGAGGGACTTCGTGAGGAACGAGTGGAAGATATTCAAGGCGATGATCTCCAAACTGTCCGTCGGGATGATGATCGCCTAGTCCACATCAACAGACGTCGTCTTGGCCAAACCCTCTAA
- the LOC117788237 gene encoding fibroleukin-like — translation MNNFVLYLILILAIILNGVSITTAANENETVIVDQEMEQEYGSFTNRIVNPLIDYIRELEAELDKRKLKDKEIKDLKEKLIKHESNEAIIKELRSQIVDLHNSCNDFRKELVNNTLQLEMCENQLRTLNSSIIENGKVMTNLTVRDNKGAISLNTTLLQLENNQDNVLKEELDPRLCQIDVSYPFAKSLGIRTINVPGIDSFDVQCDSATIGFGWTIIQRRFKEDVNFNRNWASYREGFGTFAGDFFLGLEKIHRLTNSGRYELYVHMEDSLGKIVHSRYDNFKIAGEDDDYVLSSLGQFTGNSDQMRRFEHMKFSTFDHDRDSLENGNCAVMWVSGWWHGDCRSNNLNGVCANTKKCGAIYSGVKMLIRPKEEVKIKK, via the exons atgaacaaTTTTGTACTATATTTAATCCTGATTCTagctataattttaaatggagTCTCCATCACAACTGCTGCGAATGAAAATGAG actgTCATAGTGGATCAAGAAATGGAACAAGAATACGGGTCGTTTACGAATAGAATTGTCAATCCATTGATAGATTATATACGAGAACTTGAAGCTGAGTTGGATAAAAGAAAACTCaaagataaagaaataaaagatttaaaagaaaagttgaTTAAACATGAATCAAATGAAGCGATCATCAAAGAACTAAGATCGCAGATTGTTGATCTTCATAATAGTTGTAACGACTTTAGAAAGGAGTTAGTTAATAATACTCTGCAGTTGGAAATGTGCGAAAATCAGCTAAGGACGCTTAACTCTAGTATTATTGAGaatggcaaagttatgacgaaTCTAACAGTCAGGGATAATAAAGGGGCTATTAGTCTAAACACAACCCTCTTGCAATTAGAGAATAATCAAGACAATGTATTAAAAGAGGAGTTGGATCCTCGACTATGTCAAATAGATGTTAGTTATCCATTTGCAAAATCTTTGGGGATTCGTACAATTAATGTTCCCGGAATAGATTCATTCGATGTTCAGTGCGATAGCGCGACAATCGGATTTGGATGGACAATAATCCAACGGCGTTTTAAAGAAgatgtcaattttaatagaaattggGCTTCCTACCGTGAAGGTTTCGGCACTTTTGCAGGTGACTTTTTTCTAGGTTTGGAAAAGATACATCGACTAACAAACTCTGGACGCTACGAGCTCTACGTGCATATGGAGGACAGTCTTGGAAAAATCGTTCACTCTCGATAtgataactttaaaattgctgGTGAAGACGATGATTACGTACTGAGCAGTTTGGGTCAGTTCACTGGGAATTCCGATCAGATGAGACGCTTTGAGCACATGAAATTTTCCACGTTTGATCACGACAGAGATTCTTTGGAAAATGGCAATTGTGCTGTTATGTGGGTGTCTGGTTGGTGGCATGGCGATTGCCGATCAAA TAATTTAAATGGCGTATGTgcgaatacaaaaaaatgtggtGCCATTTATTCAGGAGTTAAAATGCTTATACGACCAAAAGAAgaagtgaaaataaaaaagtaa